The uncultured Methanomethylovorans sp. genome contains a region encoding:
- a CDS encoding tyrosine-type recombinase/integrase: MDDKFESWNELFVPESRERHRISLRMFLEANESHATADELLNEARNDRKSDASPVEYMYVRRLSKYKKYLLNRIGKKTGKPLSPGTVHTYFSDMVGFYEHFGFTVPRATRKIIYEDTDSKVKTHTGVAVNKQTITEMLEKADVLEKALILAQVSSGLSNADLVNLRVDQFKSGRHPSGITVLKDLRRQKTRNTSPVKFITFLSKEATETIDEYLNYRNTPPVHKTHNSMLSYHKRKVTSDNNYLFVKKKIGEPVPGARDSDAYRKLSTTSLLAMYRKLHPPTGDSFDWNDVRGHLLRKYFSNVLTRRDVQTDYAETMMGHSLGGSRDFYHLPDIDKLIEAYLKCEADFIFTNKELLEEADARNREEIEGLKADNKELFELMKKYKLDNEMTSESIRQMGMEFEGMKTLVAASSLYESAKAVGNEKLMKLIEEKLKSQL, translated from the coding sequence TTGGATGATAAATTCGAAAGTTGGAACGAACTGTTCGTTCCTGAGTCCAGAGAAAGACATCGCATATCCTTGCGGATGTTCCTTGAAGCCAATGAGTCCCACGCAACAGCCGATGAGCTGTTGAATGAGGCCAGAAACGATAGGAAGAGCGATGCCTCGCCCGTAGAGTACATGTATGTCAGAAGACTTTCCAAGTATAAAAAATACTTGCTAAACCGTATTGGTAAGAAAACAGGTAAACCTCTTTCCCCGGGCACGGTACACACATACTTTTCCGATATGGTCGGTTTCTATGAGCATTTCGGTTTCACAGTACCAAGGGCCACACGCAAGATCATCTATGAGGACACTGACTCAAAGGTAAAGACCCATACTGGTGTGGCAGTTAATAAACAAACGATCACTGAGATGCTTGAGAAGGCAGATGTTCTTGAAAAAGCGTTGATACTCGCTCAGGTAAGTTCAGGTTTATCAAATGCTGATCTGGTCAATTTGCGGGTAGATCAGTTCAAGAGCGGCAGGCATCCTTCCGGTATAACTGTTCTGAAGGATTTGCGCAGACAAAAGACCAGGAACACTTCTCCTGTCAAGTTCATCACGTTCTTATCCAAGGAAGCTACTGAGACCATTGACGAGTACCTGAATTACAGAAACACTCCCCCAGTCCATAAAACACATAACTCCATGCTAAGCTATCATAAGCGCAAGGTGACCTCTGATAATAACTATTTGTTTGTGAAGAAGAAGATAGGAGAGCCTGTTCCAGGTGCCAGGGATAGTGATGCTTACAGGAAGCTGTCAACGACTTCTTTACTGGCTATGTACCGGAAATTACACCCACCAACAGGAGATTCTTTTGATTGGAACGATGTGAGAGGACATTTGTTGCGTAAGTATTTCAGTAATGTCCTGACTCGTAGGGATGTACAGACGGATTATGCAGAAACAATGATGGGTCACAGCCTGGGCGGGTCCAGGGATTTCTATCACCTGCCTGATATTGACAAGCTCATAGAAGCATACCTTAAATGTGAGGCAGATTTCATTTTCACTAACAAGGAACTGTTGGAAGAGGCAGATGCAAGGAACAGGGAAGAGATCGAGGGACTAAAAGCGGATAATAAAGAACTGTTTGAGCTAATGAAGAAATACAAACTAGATAATGAAATGACAAGTGAGAGCATACGACAGATGGGAATGGAATTCGAGGGTATGAAAACTCTGGTCGCTGCTTCTTCATTGTATGAAAGTGCAAAGGCAGTAGGTAATGAAAAACTCATGAAGCTGATTGAGGAGAAATTGAAGTCCCAATTATGA
- a CDS encoding aspartate dehydrogenase — MLKIGIVGCGTIGTSICKAIDDGLIETELYAIYDRNAENVGRLKASLINLRPQVMEIEEMVKHIDLLVECASQEAVYEVVPAALHAGCDVMIMSVGAFADERLFKTVYEIAKEMNCKIYLPSGAIAGLDGLKSAASDKIYSVTLTTQKPPAGLAGAPFVIQNNIKLDEIKSKTVIFEGKASEAVKGFPANVNVAATLSLAGIGLEKTKVKIIANPALSRNIHEITVEGTFGKLTSKVENVPSPSNPKSSYLAPLSAIATLKKIIDPLQVGT, encoded by the coding sequence ATGCTGAAGATAGGAATAGTCGGATGCGGAACAATAGGTACTAGCATCTGTAAAGCGATCGATGATGGCTTGATAGAAACAGAACTTTATGCCATATATGATAGGAACGCTGAAAACGTTGGAAGACTTAAGGCCTCCCTGATCAATCTTCGGCCTCAGGTGATGGAAATTGAAGAAATGGTCAAACATATAGATCTGCTCGTGGAATGCGCTTCCCAGGAAGCAGTCTATGAAGTGGTACCTGCTGCCCTGCACGCAGGATGCGATGTTATGATTATGAGCGTGGGAGCTTTTGCAGATGAAAGGCTTTTCAAAACCGTGTACGAGATTGCAAAAGAAATGAACTGTAAGATATATTTGCCATCTGGTGCAATCGCAGGACTTGATGGACTTAAATCAGCGGCTTCAGACAAAATATATTCGGTAACATTAACAACACAGAAACCTCCTGCCGGATTGGCAGGTGCTCCCTTTGTCATACAGAACAACATCAAGCTGGACGAGATAAAAAGCAAGACTGTTATCTTTGAAGGCAAGGCGAGCGAAGCTGTTAAAGGATTTCCAGCAAATGTGAATGTAGCTGCCACCCTAAGCTTGGCAGGGATAGGTCTTGAAAAAACTAAAGTGAAGATCATAGCCAATCCCGCATTGAGCCGAAATATACACGAGATCACGGTGGAAGGTACCTTTGGCAAATTAACTTCAAAGGTTGAGAACGTACCGTCGCCAAGTAATCCAAAGAGCAGTTATTTAGCACCACTTTCTGCTATTGCAACATTGAAAAAGATCATAGATCCACTGCAAGTAGGCACCTAA